The following DNA comes from Rhinolophus ferrumequinum isolate MPI-CBG mRhiFer1 chromosome 15 unlocalized genomic scaffold, mRhiFer1_v1.p scaffold_54_arrow_ctg1_1, whole genome shotgun sequence.
GTCCCTGGCTCAGTGGCCCGTGGCAGGGAGGGCGCTGCGAGAGTCTGGCCGGCTGGAGGGGTGGCTAGTGTGGGGTCTGGATCAGATCCTGGGACAGTGCAAGGGAAATCAGGGCACAGGAGGAGCAAATTGGTGGGGCttgggtggggagcagggctgaGGCAAACTGGGGGTTCCCCCACTGAACCCAAAATATCTCCCGCACAAGGGGCAAGTCTCCCACCTCTGTCTTCCCCACCCAaactccccacctcctcccaagGCTTCCACTGCCTAACAGTACCCCCTTTCACTTTGACAGTCTCCTTGagcctctctctctgccctcaccccgccccccgccccccatttaGATTTGACTCctctcctgcttttctctctctcctctgttttGCTATCTCGGGAACTCTTTATTTCTCTGATTCGTATTCTCAACACTCTCTGATTTTATGATTCTAGATCTACTAGggtctgtatttctttctctctcttttgtttctctcccACTATTTTTCTGATTCTGGTTCTCTGAGtttccatctgtctttctctctgattgtctgtttttctgtctgactctgTCTCTTGGTCCTCCTATCTCTATTTTTCTGTCTATGCCCAGTTTTGACTCTCTCGAAccatctgtctgtctccctctgaaTTTCACTGGCCTGGCTCCCGTCTCCCTGAGTAAAtgtctctccctctgcctccatgCCGCTCTGGAAGCCTCACCCGGCAGGTAGCCCATCTCTGGGCCCTTCCTCAGCAGCGCCCCATGGAGCAGCTCAGCCAAGGCCTCCGAGGGGACCGTGGGGGTCTCACTTCCAGGCTCCGGGGGTGCTGCCTCCTCCCCCTTCAGAGGCAGACCTAAGAGATGAAGTTGTGTCAGCCTTTCCATTGCCTCACACTCCTAGCGTCTCCAGAAAGATCTTTTCCAgagctcttcctccctcctcagtcAGCTGGGCCTGCAGGAGCTCAGAGGGTCTCAGGCTGGGCTGAGAGCCAAGATTGGAGGAGGGGCTCCCAGCAGCACCCCCCCACTCCTACACCTTCCTCTCCCCTtgcccccccctccccgccctcctcccGCTGTGTGAGCCTTCAGTGAGCTCCTTGGCTCTTGTGAACCCTGGACAGCGCCAGCACCGCGGACAAGGGGCAACGGCTCTTCATTCTCCCCTCAGGGGTGCTGCCCCCACAGCCCTGGTCTCTGTGGAGGGTCTGACAGCACCTCCCACCCCTTACTTCCGCAGTGCCCAGCTTTCTCTCAGGATTTCTGTCTCTGCAGTgtggtgttctctctctctttctctgcagtCTCTCCCTGGAGTCTGGCTGGGGGTCAGAATGGGGGGGGGCTGAATATCTGGTCTCTGAGCAGGGCCTCTGTTCATCTGTCTTTGTCCAAACGTCCGAGAGTATTTGTGTGTGCAGAGCCTGGCatctctcccagcacctccatctCCTACCCAGGTACTCTGTGTGCTTCTGCCGCCTCCACAGACATCCCCCCCAACTTCCCCAGCCCTCCTTCCTGGATTTAACCCCTGAGACGCTGCTAAAGCTCCCCTCACtcatttccccacctcctctATGTTGGGGGTTAGAGGATCCAGGTACAAGCTAGAAAACCCTGGCTTGCCCCTTCCCCAGCtgtgtccctcccctcccccaagaggTGGGAAGGTCCAGGATGTTCAGAGAAAGGAGCGTAAAGGACCCCGCTGGGGGCCTTCACGGGGCCCACCCCCACGCTCCCGTGTTCTTACCCTGAATCCAGGGGCAGCTCAGCAGAATTAGAAACAGCAGCTGGGGAGGCGGCggctgctgggccctgggagTCCTCATGACGACTCACACCGatttctcttctctgtgcctcttaAATAATCTAGCTGtcacctttcctccctctccttctatctttccctttattattatttttttttcctgctagcaGTTAGCAAGGAAGACAATTTCTCTACCCCTTGGGATGGAGGGGCAGAATTGGGCTTGGGGTCGCCTGGAGCCCACCTCTCTTTGCCCAGTCTCCTCTGTTCTCTGCTCTGGGGTCTGTGGGAGAGGGGGCGCGGCTCCGGTTGCAGGAGGTGGAGCCGAGAGGGCCGAAGGGGTCGTGTCGCCTGGGTTACCCTCTTGCTCGGGCGCCTGGGTCCACCGAGCTGGCTGGATCTCAAGCTGGGATCCAGCTGGGGAAAGGTAAGACAGCTTccaggggcctggggtggggtcgAGGACCGGGAAGATCCTTACTGGGCTCTAGCAGGGcttggcagggaggggagggggttgcGGAACCTAGAGAGCCGAAGCTCGGGCACTGGAGCTGCAGGAGGGAGAAGCTGAGAAAGGTGTCGAGCCCACGTCAGATCCTGGGGACGGGCGAAGGGAGGGGCCTGCGATTTATttgggggcgggcggggggggcgcggtgggagggaggaggaggaagtgcagatggaggaaggagggacTATATGAGCCAGTACCGTAATCCTCACTCCCGCGGCCCCTAGGGGAGGCAAAGGAAACTCTCTGGTCCCAGCAGCAATTACGCCTGCCTCTCCCCGCCATTCCAGCAACATCTGGAATCTGAATCTCCTCTTCACAGGGCGCCGAGGGGCGGCACAGCTGGGTTCGCGCCTGCTCAGCCCCCCAAAGTGCCCCCTGCCCACATCCAGACCCCCCACCATGGGACGTCCCCTTCCTTTTTACAGAAGCTCATGTGGCTTTCCCCTTCTCTAGGAGAATGCAAGTTTCCACGTTTGTGAGAAGCCTAGGGGGTGACGGGCTGAGAGCTGGAGAGGGGAGACCCCTCCTCTTACATACAACATGAGCCAGGCCCGCTGCCAGGGGGTTTCAACtttgattcccccccccccccgccttttcTCACAACGCCTCTGGAGCGCCCTTTTCAGCACCACCAGTGCGCGGACAGCTCTTCCGGGCCGGGCCGGAGTGGGCCCCGCCCCCGGCGCCGCGGGCAATTGGCTGCAGCCGCCTTCACTGTCAATCAGGCTCCAGCCTGGGCTGGCTCCTGTGAAAGGAGGAGTCGCAGGCCGACCGGTCCGAGGATCTGCAGACCCACGGACCCGCCACGGCGTCCCTGTCCGCAGTCCGCGCGCTCGTCCCGCCCCTTGGTTTGCCCCGCCCCAGGCCCCGCCTCTTCTTTTCGCATTGCGGGGAGCCTGGAGGTTGGCATCTTGCCCCTTTGCGCCCCACGTGGCACCCCTTGGGGGTCCCGGGAAAGGGAAATCCAGAGAcgacccctgccccccacccccggcagAGTTGCCGCTGTCACTGGGCGGGGACGGGGGTAGCTAAGCTGAGGGGAGGGGGTGACGTCAGGGTGTGTGGGAGCCAAGGAAGGAGCAAGTAGAGTgtggaggggggagagagagagagagagagaacgagagaacGAGAACCCGCGGGTCGTAGAAGTGAGGGCAGGAAGGAGAGCGGGGGTAGATAGGAGAGAGAGCAGCCGCTGCAGAGGACCGCTGGTTGCGGGTTCCCGGGGCTGAGGGTCCAGGTGGAGTAGAAACTgctgccgggggtgggggggaagctagaaggaaaggggcaggaggagagagagagagagcgaaaagaggggtgggaggtggagggaagagagaggaaaggagagggagacagacGGTGGGGAACGGAGAGGCAGAAGGGGAGAGTGGAAACCGCAGTAAGGAGAAAGAAGcgagggggaggggtggaagaggaagaggagagagttggagaaagaagagacaggagacagaggaagaaggaaagaaaggaaaacgaGGGTTAAAGGTACAtgaaggaggggagaagggggataCAGGGTGGAGAGAAGACCTCAGAAGGAGAGAGAACCAAGAGTGGGGAATTTGGAAGGGAAGAAGCCATGGAGAGAAGCAGTGGAGAGCTGGGGAGACAGGCGAGCTGGGGTCTGGAAGATGCCCCGGGCCTCTGGGCCATGGCCTCCCTGCCCCTCATTCCCGCATGGCCGTTGCCTCTGGCCTCCTCGGCCTTTACCCTGCTCCTGGGAGCCCTCAcctcccttttcctctggtaCTGCTACCGCTTGGGCTCCCAAGACGTGCAGgccctggaggctgggagtcgGGCTGGAGGTGGTCGTGGGGAGCCTGGGGGGTGCTCTGAGGCTGGCAGGCCAAGCCCAGGGAGTCCTGGGGAGTCTGGGGAAGGCCCCAGGACAGAAGGCCTGGTGAGCCGTCGCCTGCGGGCCTATGCCAGGCGCTACTCCTGGGCAGGGATGGGGAGGGTGAGGCGGGCCGCTCAGGGGGGCCCCTGCCCTGGGGGAGGGCCAGGGGTCCTGGGCATTCAGCGCCCAGGCCTGCTTTTCCTGCCAGACCTGCCCTCCGCCCCCTTTGTGCCACGGGATGCCCAGCGGCATGACGTGGAGCTCCTGGAGAGCAGCTTTCCTGCGATTCTGCGGGACTTTGGGGCTGTGAGCTGGGATTTCTCAGGGACGACCCCTCTGCCTCGGGGCTGGTCCCCACCTCTGGCCCCTGGGTGCTACCAGCTCCTGCTGTACCAAGCCGGCAGGTGCCAACCCAACAACTGCCGCCGGTGCCCCGGGGCCTATCGGGCGCTGAGGGGGTTGCGGAGCTTCATGAGTGCCAACACCTTTGGCAATGCTGGCTTCTCCGTCCTCCTGCCGGGGGTCCGGCTTGAGGGCCGCTGTGGGCCCACTAATGCCAGGGTCAGATGCCATCTGGGTAAGTACATGCTGCCTgcttctcttctctgccaccaGATCTTTCTACACTGTGGTTCTGATCGTGCCTCTTCTCAGAAATCTTGCCCAGCCTGTTGCCCACACAGCAGCCTTTCCCAAGCTTCAGTTACCTGCAAACCCTCTTCCTAAGCCTTGCCGGCCTCATTTCCCACCTGCACTGTGTCTTCCTAGGGACTTCCCACACactgttttccttatttaaaaggAATCTTGATAGAACAACGATAATCGATATTACTTGCCCTAAATAGAAAGTACtcataaaaaacaaatgtaaacttaaaaaagaaaaaaggcttaAAAAATTCTAGCTAGATAGTCTCTGAGATGGAAGCTCTCGTTTAGAAGGCAGCCATGTCAGTGGGGTCTTAGTGCTGTGGTCTCACCAAACTGAGATGTTCTTTGTGATGTTTTAAAgattgaaagaaaatggaagacaaaaattTTCCGATGGTTATTTATTGCCACGACCTTGTTTTGCCTAAAATCATCTCTCATGCTACCGGGTGGACATGTCCTCCATTTCGAAGTGCCCTGGCCACAGAATCAAGCCAGATCCTTCCTCTCCTCATGTCCCATCTGttcccttcctcccatcccctcccacccTAAATCCTGGAGGCCTTCTGACTCATCCTGGCAGACACCACACTCACGCTGTACTCTTAACCTACAATGTCTTTTCCCCCTCATCATTTTATCCACTCCTGGAAAACTACTTAACCTTCAGGACTCATACTTGCAAGCATCGCACCTTCTCTGGGCTGTCTTATTATTCCCTGTCACTTGAAGGGGCTGCTCCATTTTCTCGCAGTATTTAACTGCGGGGACCTTCGGCCAGGGCAGTCattcattttatactttgtaGGGAGAGagggcccagcacatagtaggtgtttaagTTAAATTGTCAGAAGCCCAGGAGGAGATGCCACTTCGTCTAGGAAGCCTTCCCTTTCCTGGGAAACAGACTGGACTTTGCACAGCATGTCCTCTATCTCCTAGCCCTTCTTTCAGCCAGTGCTGTGTTATAACTATACTCGGGTCACCTCCCAGAGAGCAAGGAGGGAGCACCATTGAACCTGGCATGGGAGGCCCTCAGACTGCTTTCTGACTGAATGGGGTGGGCCCCTTGGACGGAGGCGGGAAGGTTGAATGCCTGGCTCTCTCTCCACAGGCCTGAAGATCCCCCCTGGCTGTGAGCTGGTGGTTGGGGGCGAGCCCCAGTGCTGGGCTGAGGGACACTGCCTGCTGGTGGACGACTCCTTCCTGCACACGGTGGCTCACAAtggtaaggggtgggggggactCCCGCTCTGCTTGGTGGGATGAAGGGCTGAGGTGAAGGGGACTAGACGAGGGGCTATAGGATCAGCTCAGGGCTTGCTGTCCCAGCGCCACTGTTTTccagctgcatgaccttgaacaagtcaggTAACTTCTCCAATCACCTGTGAAACAGGGCCGCCGCCTTCTTGGTGAGATGACTGAAGGAGGAAATGAATGCAGGTGCGTAGGACGTGGTTAATAGCACAAGACCCTGGGCCTGGACCACCTGGGTTCCTGTCCTACCTCTGGCAct
Coding sequences within:
- the ASPHD1 gene encoding aspartate beta-hydroxylase domain-containing protein 1 isoform X2 — protein: MKEGRRGIQGGEKTSEGERTKSGEFGREEAMERSSGELGRQASWGLEDAPGLWAMASLPLIPAWPLPLASSAFTLLLGALTSLFLWYCYRLGSQDVQALEAGSRAGGGRGEPGGCSEAGRPSPGSPGESGEGPRTEGLVSRRLRAYARRYSWAGMGRVRRAAQGGPCPGGGPGVLGIQRPGLLFLPDLPSAPFVPRDAQRHDVELLESSFPAILRDFGAVSWDFSGTTPLPRGWSPPLAPGCYQLLLYQAGRCQPNNCRRCPGAYRALRGLRSFMSANTFGNAGFSVLLPGVRLEGRCGPTNARVRCHLGLKIPPGCELVVGGEPQCWAEGHCLLVDDSFLHTVAHNGPPPSW
- the ASPHD1 gene encoding aspartate beta-hydroxylase domain-containing protein 1 isoform X1 — protein: MKEGRRGIQGGEKTSEGERTKSGEFGREEAMERSSGELGRQASWGLEDAPGLWAMASLPLIPAWPLPLASSAFTLLLGALTSLFLWYCYRLGSQDVQALEAGSRAGGGRGEPGGCSEAGRPSPGSPGESGEGPRTEGLVSRRLRAYARRYSWAGMGRVRRAAQGGPCPGGGPGVLGIQRPGLLFLPDLPSAPFVPRDAQRHDVELLESSFPAILRDFGAVSWDFSGTTPLPRGWSPPLAPGCYQLLLYQAGRCQPNNCRRCPGAYRALRGLRSFMSANTFGNAGFSVLLPGVRLEGRCGPTNARVRCHLGLKIPPGCELVVGGEPQCWAEGHCLLVDDSFLHTVAHNGAPEDGPRVIFIVDLWHPNVAGAERQALDFVFAPDL